One genomic window of Quercus lobata isolate SW786 chromosome 9, ValleyOak3.0 Primary Assembly, whole genome shotgun sequence includes the following:
- the LOC115962200 gene encoding valine--tRNA ligase, mitochondrial 1-like isoform X3, whose product MADSEENPEITEKDCKRKKNKEDKAREKELKRQKALEKAAKLQAQQASNNQKKSEKKMVKRRVKEENPEEFLDPPTPFGEKKRISSQMAKQYSPTAVEKSWYAWWEKSGFFVADAKSSKPPFVIVLPPPNVTGALHIGHALTVAIEDTIVRWRRMSGYNTLWVPGMDHAGIATQVVVEKKIMRERKLTRHDLGREKFVSEVWDWKNKYGGTILQQLRGLGASLDWSRECFTMDEKSSRAVTEAFVRLHEKGLIKRDERLVNWDCVLRTAISDIEVEHIEIKERTLLNVPGYEKPVEFGVLTSFAYPLEGELGEIVVATTRVETMLGDTAIAIHPDDPRYNHLHGKYAIHPFNGRKLPIVCDATLVDPKFGSGAVKITPAHDRNDFEVHRNHDLESINIFTDDGKVNSNGGLEFAGMPRFKAREAVIEALQKKGLYRGAKGNEMRLGICSRTNDVVEPLSKPQWYVDCSKMAKKGLDAVMDEEKKKKGLDADMDEEKKKKGHDAVMDEEKKKKGLDAIMDEEKKKIEIIPKQYAADWKRWLENIRDWCVSRQLWWGHRVPAWYVTLEDDELKEINSYKDHWVVARNEDNAQEEASRLYNGKKFHLSQDPDVLDTWFSSGLFPLAVLGWPDNTEDLKVFYPTSVLETGHDILFFWVARMVMLGMELGGDVPFRKVYLHPMIRDAHGRKMSKSLGNVIDPLEVINGISLEGLHKRLEEGNLDPKELTVAKEGQVKDFPNGIPECGADALRFALISYTAQSDKINLDIQRVVGYRQWCNKLWNAVRFSMSKLGDDYVPPTNVNPDDLPFSCQWILSLLNRAILKTIAALESYKFSDAASTVYSWWQYQLCDVFIEAIKPFFAGSDPKFEIARRFARDTLWLCLDNGLRLLHPFMPYVTEELWQRLPSSRDQTAMESIMICKYPSIVECWTNERVEYEMDLVDSTVKSLRSLANERRER is encoded by the exons ATG gCGGATTCGGAGGAAAACCCGGAAATTACTGAAAAAGACTGCAAGAGGAAGAAGAATAAAGAAGacaag GCAAGGGAGAAAGAATTGAAAAGGCAAAAGGCTTTAGAGAAAGCTGCCAAACTGCAG GCGCAACAAGCatcaaataatcaaaaaaagagtgaaaagaaaatggtaAAGCGCAGGGTGAAGGAAGAGAATCCTGAGGAGTTTCTTGACCCTCCAACACCTTTCGGcgagaagaaaagaatttctAGTCAAATGGCAAAGCAGTATAGTCCTACTGCAGTTGAGAAATc GTGGTATGCATGGTGGGAGAAATCTGGGTTCTTTGTTGCAGATGCGAAGAGCTCCAAACCCCCATTTGTTATT GTCTTACCACCTCCAAATGTGACCGGTGCCCTCCATATAGGCCATGCCCTTACTGTTGCTATAGAG GATACGATTGTTCGCTGGCGGAGAATGTCAGGATACAATACCTTGTGGGTTCCTGGTATGGACCATGCTGGGATTGCAACACAg GTGGTTGTGGAAAAGAAGATAATGCGCGAAAGAAAATTAACCAGGCATGATCTTGGTCGAGAGAAATTTGTATCTGAA GTTTGGGATTGGAAAAACAAGTATGGTGGCACCATTTTACAACAGTTACGTGGCTTGGGTGCCTCTTTAGATTGGTCTCGTGAG TGCTTCACAATGGATGAGAAAAGCTCAAGAGCTGTGACAGAGGCTTTTGTTAGACTTCACGAGAAAGGGCTTATTAAAAG agaTGAACGTCTAGTGAATTGGGATTGTGTGTTACGGACTGCCATATCTGATATTGAG GTGGAACATattgaaatcaaagaaaggaCTTTACTAAACGTTCCAGGATATGAGAAACCTGTGGAATTTGGTGTTTTGACTTCATTTGCTTACCCTTTGGAAGGAGAGCTTGGTGAGATTGTTGTGGCTACTACTAGGGTGGAAACTATGCTTGGAGATACTGCTATAGCTATACATCCTGATGATCCAAGGTACAATCATCTTCATGGAAAATATGCCATTCATCCCTTCAATGGAAGAAAGCTTCCTATAGTTTGTGATGCGACTCTTGTTGATCCGAAGTTTGGGTCAGGCGCTGTTAAG ATTACCCCGGCTCATGACCGGAATGATTTTGAGGTTCATAGGAATCATGATCTTGAGTCAATCAACATTTTTACTGATGACGGGAAAGTAAACAGCAATGGTGGCTTGGAGTTTGCAGGGATGCCACGATTTAAAGCTCGAGAGGCAGTTATTGAAGCATTACAAAAGAAG GGTCTTTATCGAGGTGCTAAAGGTAATGAGATGCGTCTAGGCATATGTTCAAGAACCAATGATGTTGTGGAGCCACTTTCGAAGCCCCAGTGGTATGTTGACTGCAGTAAAATGGCAAAGAAAGGCCTTGATGCTGTCATggatgaagaaaagaagaagaaaggccTTGATGCTGACATggatgaagaaaagaagaagaaaggccATGATGCTGTCATggatgaagaaaagaagaagaaaggccTTGATGCTATCAtggatgaagaaaaaaagaagattgagATCATCCCAAAACAGTATGCTGCTGACTGGAAGAG ATGGCTTGAAAACATTCGTGACTGGTGTGTCTCGAGGCAACTTTGGTGGGGCCACCGTGTTCCTGCATGGTATGTCACTCTGGAGGATGATGAGCTGAAGGAAATTAATTCTTACAAAGACCACTGGGTGGTTGCAAGAAATGAGGACAATGCTCAGGAGGAGGCTAGCCGATTATATAATGGGAAGAAGTTTCATTTAAGTCAAGATCCTGACGTGCTTGATACTTGGTTTTCTTCTGGTCTCTTTCCATTAGCTGTTTTGGGCTGGCCTGATAATACGGAAGATCTAAAGGTGTTTTATCCAACTTCAGTTTTGGAAACTGGCCATgatattctctttttttgggttgctCGCATGGTAATGCTAGGAATGGAGTTGGGTGGTGATGTACCTTTTAGAAAG GTTTATTTGCATCCCATGATTCGTGATGCACATGGGCGCAAGATGTCTAAGTCCTTGGGAAATGTCATTGATCCGCTTGAAGTAATAAATGGGATATCCTTGGAAGGTCTTCATAAGAGGCTAGAGGAGGGTAACTTAGATCCCAAGGAACTGACTGTTGCTAAGGAGGGACAGGTGAAAGACTTTCCTAATGGTATTCCTGAATGTGGTGCAGATGCTCTTCGCTTCGCACTTATATCTTACACAGCTCAG TCTGATAAAATAAATCTGGATATTCAAAGAGTGGTGGGGTATCGTCAGTGGTGTAATAAATTGTGGAATGCTGTACGATTTTCTATGAGCAAGCTTGGGGATGATTATGTTCCGCCCACAAATGTAAATCCAGATGACTTGCCATTTAGCTGTCAATGGATACTCTCATTATTAAACAGAGCCATACTCAAAACTATTGCAGCTTTGGAATCGTATAAATTCTCAGATGCAGCAAGTACTGTGTATTCATGGTGGCAATACCAACTGTGTGATGTTTTTATTGAAGCAATTAAGCCTTTCTTTGCTGGGAGTGATCCAAAGTTTGAGATTGCCAGGAGGTTTGCTCGAGACACACTTTGGTTATGTCTTGACAATGGGCTGCGATTGCTTCATCCTTTTATGCCGTATGTTACGGAAGAATTATGGCAGCGCCTTCCTTCATCAAGGGACCAGACAGCAATGGAATCAATTATGATATGCAAGTACCCATCAATTGTAGAG TGCTGGACAAATGAAAGGGTGGAGTATGAGATGGATCTTGTAGATTCCACAGTGAAATCTCTCAGGTCACTTGCAAATGAAAGACGAGAAAG
- the LOC115962200 gene encoding valine--tRNA ligase, mitochondrial 1-like isoform X2 translates to MADSEENPEITEKDCKRKKNKEDKAREKELKRQKALEKAAKLQAQQASNNQKKSEKKMVKRRVKEENPEEFLDPPTPFGEKKRISSQMAKQYSPTAVEKSWYAWWEKSGFFVADAKSSKPPFVIVLPPPNVTGALHIGHALTVAIEDTIVRWRRMSGYNTLWVPGMDHAGIATQVVVEKKIMRERKLTRHDLGREKFVSEVWDWKNKYGGTILQQLRGLGASLDWSRECFTMDEKSSRAVTEAFVRLHEKGLIKRDERLVNWDCVLRTAISDIEVEHIEIKERTLLNVPGYEKPVEFGVLTSFAYPLEGELGEIVVATTRVETMLGDTAIAIHPDDPRYNHLHGKYAIHPFNGRKLPIVCDATLVDPKFGSGAVKITPAHDRNDFEVHRNHDLESINIFTDDGKVNSNGGLEFAGMPRFKAREAVIEALQKKGLYRGAKGNEMRLGICSRTNDVVEPLSKPQWYVDCSKMAKKGLDAVMDEEKKKKGLDADMDEEKKKKGHDAVMDEEKKKKGLDAIMDEEKKKIEIIPKQYAADWKRWLENIRDWCVSRQLWWGHRVPAWYVTLEDDELKEINSYKDHWVVARNEDNAQEEASRLYNGKKFHLSQDPDVLDTWFSSGLFPLAVLGWPDNTEDLKVFYPTSVLETGHDILFFWVARMVMLGMELGGDVPFRKVYLHPMIRDAHGRKMSKSLGNVIDPLEVINGISLEGLHKRLEEGNLDPKELTVAKEGQVKDFPNGIPECGADALRFALISYTAQSDKINLDIQRVVGYRQWCNKLWNAVRFSMSKLGDDYVPPTNVNPDDLPFSCQWILSLLNRAILKTIAALESYKFSDAASTVYSWWQYQLCDVFIEAIKPFFAGSDPKFEIARRFARDTLWLCLDNGLRLLHPFMPYVTEELWQRLPSSRDQTAMESIMICKYPSIVECWTNERVEYEMDLVDSTVKSLRSLANERRERRPAFVLCRNHAFAEIISSHELEIITLANLSSLRAT, encoded by the exons ATG gCGGATTCGGAGGAAAACCCGGAAATTACTGAAAAAGACTGCAAGAGGAAGAAGAATAAAGAAGacaag GCAAGGGAGAAAGAATTGAAAAGGCAAAAGGCTTTAGAGAAAGCTGCCAAACTGCAG GCGCAACAAGCatcaaataatcaaaaaaagagtgaaaagaaaatggtaAAGCGCAGGGTGAAGGAAGAGAATCCTGAGGAGTTTCTTGACCCTCCAACACCTTTCGGcgagaagaaaagaatttctAGTCAAATGGCAAAGCAGTATAGTCCTACTGCAGTTGAGAAATc GTGGTATGCATGGTGGGAGAAATCTGGGTTCTTTGTTGCAGATGCGAAGAGCTCCAAACCCCCATTTGTTATT GTCTTACCACCTCCAAATGTGACCGGTGCCCTCCATATAGGCCATGCCCTTACTGTTGCTATAGAG GATACGATTGTTCGCTGGCGGAGAATGTCAGGATACAATACCTTGTGGGTTCCTGGTATGGACCATGCTGGGATTGCAACACAg GTGGTTGTGGAAAAGAAGATAATGCGCGAAAGAAAATTAACCAGGCATGATCTTGGTCGAGAGAAATTTGTATCTGAA GTTTGGGATTGGAAAAACAAGTATGGTGGCACCATTTTACAACAGTTACGTGGCTTGGGTGCCTCTTTAGATTGGTCTCGTGAG TGCTTCACAATGGATGAGAAAAGCTCAAGAGCTGTGACAGAGGCTTTTGTTAGACTTCACGAGAAAGGGCTTATTAAAAG agaTGAACGTCTAGTGAATTGGGATTGTGTGTTACGGACTGCCATATCTGATATTGAG GTGGAACATattgaaatcaaagaaaggaCTTTACTAAACGTTCCAGGATATGAGAAACCTGTGGAATTTGGTGTTTTGACTTCATTTGCTTACCCTTTGGAAGGAGAGCTTGGTGAGATTGTTGTGGCTACTACTAGGGTGGAAACTATGCTTGGAGATACTGCTATAGCTATACATCCTGATGATCCAAGGTACAATCATCTTCATGGAAAATATGCCATTCATCCCTTCAATGGAAGAAAGCTTCCTATAGTTTGTGATGCGACTCTTGTTGATCCGAAGTTTGGGTCAGGCGCTGTTAAG ATTACCCCGGCTCATGACCGGAATGATTTTGAGGTTCATAGGAATCATGATCTTGAGTCAATCAACATTTTTACTGATGACGGGAAAGTAAACAGCAATGGTGGCTTGGAGTTTGCAGGGATGCCACGATTTAAAGCTCGAGAGGCAGTTATTGAAGCATTACAAAAGAAG GGTCTTTATCGAGGTGCTAAAGGTAATGAGATGCGTCTAGGCATATGTTCAAGAACCAATGATGTTGTGGAGCCACTTTCGAAGCCCCAGTGGTATGTTGACTGCAGTAAAATGGCAAAGAAAGGCCTTGATGCTGTCATggatgaagaaaagaagaagaaaggccTTGATGCTGACATggatgaagaaaagaagaagaaaggccATGATGCTGTCATggatgaagaaaagaagaagaaaggccTTGATGCTATCAtggatgaagaaaaaaagaagattgagATCATCCCAAAACAGTATGCTGCTGACTGGAAGAG ATGGCTTGAAAACATTCGTGACTGGTGTGTCTCGAGGCAACTTTGGTGGGGCCACCGTGTTCCTGCATGGTATGTCACTCTGGAGGATGATGAGCTGAAGGAAATTAATTCTTACAAAGACCACTGGGTGGTTGCAAGAAATGAGGACAATGCTCAGGAGGAGGCTAGCCGATTATATAATGGGAAGAAGTTTCATTTAAGTCAAGATCCTGACGTGCTTGATACTTGGTTTTCTTCTGGTCTCTTTCCATTAGCTGTTTTGGGCTGGCCTGATAATACGGAAGATCTAAAGGTGTTTTATCCAACTTCAGTTTTGGAAACTGGCCATgatattctctttttttgggttgctCGCATGGTAATGCTAGGAATGGAGTTGGGTGGTGATGTACCTTTTAGAAAG GTTTATTTGCATCCCATGATTCGTGATGCACATGGGCGCAAGATGTCTAAGTCCTTGGGAAATGTCATTGATCCGCTTGAAGTAATAAATGGGATATCCTTGGAAGGTCTTCATAAGAGGCTAGAGGAGGGTAACTTAGATCCCAAGGAACTGACTGTTGCTAAGGAGGGACAGGTGAAAGACTTTCCTAATGGTATTCCTGAATGTGGTGCAGATGCTCTTCGCTTCGCACTTATATCTTACACAGCTCAG TCTGATAAAATAAATCTGGATATTCAAAGAGTGGTGGGGTATCGTCAGTGGTGTAATAAATTGTGGAATGCTGTACGATTTTCTATGAGCAAGCTTGGGGATGATTATGTTCCGCCCACAAATGTAAATCCAGATGACTTGCCATTTAGCTGTCAATGGATACTCTCATTATTAAACAGAGCCATACTCAAAACTATTGCAGCTTTGGAATCGTATAAATTCTCAGATGCAGCAAGTACTGTGTATTCATGGTGGCAATACCAACTGTGTGATGTTTTTATTGAAGCAATTAAGCCTTTCTTTGCTGGGAGTGATCCAAAGTTTGAGATTGCCAGGAGGTTTGCTCGAGACACACTTTGGTTATGTCTTGACAATGGGCTGCGATTGCTTCATCCTTTTATGCCGTATGTTACGGAAGAATTATGGCAGCGCCTTCCTTCATCAAGGGACCAGACAGCAATGGAATCAATTATGATATGCAAGTACCCATCAATTGTAGAG TGCTGGACAAATGAAAGGGTGGAGTATGAGATGGATCTTGTAGATTCCACAGTGAAATCTCTCAGGTCACTTGCAAATGAAAGACGAGAAAG GCGACCTGCTTTTGTGCTTTGCAGAAATCATGCATTTGCAGAGATTATTAGCAGCCATGAACTTGAAATTATTACTCTTGCCAATTTATCATCTTTGAGG
- the LOC115962200 gene encoding valine--tRNA ligase, mitochondrial 1-like isoform X1: MADSEENPEITEKDCKRKKNKEDKAREKELKRQKALEKAAKLQAQQASNNQKKSEKKMVKRRVKEENPEEFLDPPTPFGEKKRISSQMAKQYSPTAVEKSWYAWWEKSGFFVADAKSSKPPFVIVLPPPNVTGALHIGHALTVAIEDTIVRWRRMSGYNTLWVPGMDHAGIATQVVVEKKIMRERKLTRHDLGREKFVSEVWDWKNKYGGTILQQLRGLGASLDWSRECFTMDEKSSRAVTEAFVRLHEKGLIKRDERLVNWDCVLRTAISDIEVEHIEIKERTLLNVPGYEKPVEFGVLTSFAYPLEGELGEIVVATTRVETMLGDTAIAIHPDDPRYNHLHGKYAIHPFNGRKLPIVCDATLVDPKFGSGAVKITPAHDRNDFEVHRNHDLESINIFTDDGKVNSNGGLEFAGMPRFKAREAVIEALQKKGLYRGAKGNEMRLGICSRTNDVVEPLSKPQWYVDCSKMAKKGLDAVMDEEKKKKGLDADMDEEKKKKGHDAVMDEEKKKKGLDAIMDEEKKKIEIIPKQYAADWKRWLENIRDWCVSRQLWWGHRVPAWYVTLEDDELKEINSYKDHWVVARNEDNAQEEASRLYNGKKFHLSQDPDVLDTWFSSGLFPLAVLGWPDNTEDLKVFYPTSVLETGHDILFFWVARMVMLGMELGGDVPFRKVYLHPMIRDAHGRKMSKSLGNVIDPLEVINGISLEGLHKRLEEGNLDPKELTVAKEGQVKDFPNGIPECGADALRFALISYTAQSDKINLDIQRVVGYRQWCNKLWNAVRFSMSKLGDDYVPPTNVNPDDLPFSCQWILSLLNRAILKTIAALESYKFSDAASTVYSWWQYQLCDVFIEAIKPFFAGSDPKFEIARRFARDTLWLCLDNGLRLLHPFMPYVTEELWQRLPSSRDQTAMESIMICKYPSIVECWTNERVEYEMDLVDSTVKSLRSLANERRERRPAFVLCRNHAFAEIISSHELEIITLANLSSLRVIGENGATPAGCAESFVNENLSVYLELQG, from the exons ATG gCGGATTCGGAGGAAAACCCGGAAATTACTGAAAAAGACTGCAAGAGGAAGAAGAATAAAGAAGacaag GCAAGGGAGAAAGAATTGAAAAGGCAAAAGGCTTTAGAGAAAGCTGCCAAACTGCAG GCGCAACAAGCatcaaataatcaaaaaaagagtgaaaagaaaatggtaAAGCGCAGGGTGAAGGAAGAGAATCCTGAGGAGTTTCTTGACCCTCCAACACCTTTCGGcgagaagaaaagaatttctAGTCAAATGGCAAAGCAGTATAGTCCTACTGCAGTTGAGAAATc GTGGTATGCATGGTGGGAGAAATCTGGGTTCTTTGTTGCAGATGCGAAGAGCTCCAAACCCCCATTTGTTATT GTCTTACCACCTCCAAATGTGACCGGTGCCCTCCATATAGGCCATGCCCTTACTGTTGCTATAGAG GATACGATTGTTCGCTGGCGGAGAATGTCAGGATACAATACCTTGTGGGTTCCTGGTATGGACCATGCTGGGATTGCAACACAg GTGGTTGTGGAAAAGAAGATAATGCGCGAAAGAAAATTAACCAGGCATGATCTTGGTCGAGAGAAATTTGTATCTGAA GTTTGGGATTGGAAAAACAAGTATGGTGGCACCATTTTACAACAGTTACGTGGCTTGGGTGCCTCTTTAGATTGGTCTCGTGAG TGCTTCACAATGGATGAGAAAAGCTCAAGAGCTGTGACAGAGGCTTTTGTTAGACTTCACGAGAAAGGGCTTATTAAAAG agaTGAACGTCTAGTGAATTGGGATTGTGTGTTACGGACTGCCATATCTGATATTGAG GTGGAACATattgaaatcaaagaaaggaCTTTACTAAACGTTCCAGGATATGAGAAACCTGTGGAATTTGGTGTTTTGACTTCATTTGCTTACCCTTTGGAAGGAGAGCTTGGTGAGATTGTTGTGGCTACTACTAGGGTGGAAACTATGCTTGGAGATACTGCTATAGCTATACATCCTGATGATCCAAGGTACAATCATCTTCATGGAAAATATGCCATTCATCCCTTCAATGGAAGAAAGCTTCCTATAGTTTGTGATGCGACTCTTGTTGATCCGAAGTTTGGGTCAGGCGCTGTTAAG ATTACCCCGGCTCATGACCGGAATGATTTTGAGGTTCATAGGAATCATGATCTTGAGTCAATCAACATTTTTACTGATGACGGGAAAGTAAACAGCAATGGTGGCTTGGAGTTTGCAGGGATGCCACGATTTAAAGCTCGAGAGGCAGTTATTGAAGCATTACAAAAGAAG GGTCTTTATCGAGGTGCTAAAGGTAATGAGATGCGTCTAGGCATATGTTCAAGAACCAATGATGTTGTGGAGCCACTTTCGAAGCCCCAGTGGTATGTTGACTGCAGTAAAATGGCAAAGAAAGGCCTTGATGCTGTCATggatgaagaaaagaagaagaaaggccTTGATGCTGACATggatgaagaaaagaagaagaaaggccATGATGCTGTCATggatgaagaaaagaagaagaaaggccTTGATGCTATCAtggatgaagaaaaaaagaagattgagATCATCCCAAAACAGTATGCTGCTGACTGGAAGAG ATGGCTTGAAAACATTCGTGACTGGTGTGTCTCGAGGCAACTTTGGTGGGGCCACCGTGTTCCTGCATGGTATGTCACTCTGGAGGATGATGAGCTGAAGGAAATTAATTCTTACAAAGACCACTGGGTGGTTGCAAGAAATGAGGACAATGCTCAGGAGGAGGCTAGCCGATTATATAATGGGAAGAAGTTTCATTTAAGTCAAGATCCTGACGTGCTTGATACTTGGTTTTCTTCTGGTCTCTTTCCATTAGCTGTTTTGGGCTGGCCTGATAATACGGAAGATCTAAAGGTGTTTTATCCAACTTCAGTTTTGGAAACTGGCCATgatattctctttttttgggttgctCGCATGGTAATGCTAGGAATGGAGTTGGGTGGTGATGTACCTTTTAGAAAG GTTTATTTGCATCCCATGATTCGTGATGCACATGGGCGCAAGATGTCTAAGTCCTTGGGAAATGTCATTGATCCGCTTGAAGTAATAAATGGGATATCCTTGGAAGGTCTTCATAAGAGGCTAGAGGAGGGTAACTTAGATCCCAAGGAACTGACTGTTGCTAAGGAGGGACAGGTGAAAGACTTTCCTAATGGTATTCCTGAATGTGGTGCAGATGCTCTTCGCTTCGCACTTATATCTTACACAGCTCAG TCTGATAAAATAAATCTGGATATTCAAAGAGTGGTGGGGTATCGTCAGTGGTGTAATAAATTGTGGAATGCTGTACGATTTTCTATGAGCAAGCTTGGGGATGATTATGTTCCGCCCACAAATGTAAATCCAGATGACTTGCCATTTAGCTGTCAATGGATACTCTCATTATTAAACAGAGCCATACTCAAAACTATTGCAGCTTTGGAATCGTATAAATTCTCAGATGCAGCAAGTACTGTGTATTCATGGTGGCAATACCAACTGTGTGATGTTTTTATTGAAGCAATTAAGCCTTTCTTTGCTGGGAGTGATCCAAAGTTTGAGATTGCCAGGAGGTTTGCTCGAGACACACTTTGGTTATGTCTTGACAATGGGCTGCGATTGCTTCATCCTTTTATGCCGTATGTTACGGAAGAATTATGGCAGCGCCTTCCTTCATCAAGGGACCAGACAGCAATGGAATCAATTATGATATGCAAGTACCCATCAATTGTAGAG TGCTGGACAAATGAAAGGGTGGAGTATGAGATGGATCTTGTAGATTCCACAGTGAAATCTCTCAGGTCACTTGCAAATGAAAGACGAGAAAG GCGACCTGCTTTTGTGCTTTGCAGAAATCATGCATTTGCAGAGATTATTAGCAGCCATGAACTTGAAATTATTACTCTTGCCAATTTATCATCTTTGAGG